In Rhodococcus rhodochrous, a single genomic region encodes these proteins:
- a CDS encoding class I SAM-dependent methyltransferase, protein MTNERASEDALPLAGRDTAHLPGHWLLARLGKRVLRPGGKELTARVLADARLRGADVVEFAPGLGRTAQEILAYSPGSYTGVESDETAAELTRKAIAGGGRVVSGEASKTGLDDEVADVVVGEAMLTMQTDRHKAEIVQEARRVLRAGGRYAIHELAIEPDEVDDEVKTEIRKSLARSIKVNARPLTAEEWRTLFEENGFEVEKVGFAPMALLEPRRILADEGLPGTLKFVRNVLRDSDARSRVLQMRSTFTKYKKHLVAIEIVATKKEA, encoded by the coding sequence ATGACGAATGAGCGCGCATCGGAAGACGCTCTGCCCCTTGCGGGTAGGGACACCGCCCACCTGCCGGGGCACTGGCTGCTCGCCCGCCTGGGCAAGCGTGTGCTGCGGCCCGGCGGCAAGGAACTGACGGCACGCGTGCTCGCCGACGCGCGGTTGCGCGGCGCGGACGTCGTCGAGTTCGCGCCCGGCCTCGGCCGGACGGCACAGGAGATCCTCGCGTACTCGCCCGGCAGCTACACCGGCGTCGAATCCGACGAGACGGCAGCCGAACTGACGCGCAAGGCCATCGCCGGTGGCGGCAGGGTGGTCAGCGGCGAGGCGTCGAAGACCGGACTCGACGACGAGGTCGCCGACGTCGTGGTCGGCGAGGCGATGCTCACCATGCAGACCGACAGGCACAAGGCGGAGATCGTGCAGGAGGCCCGCCGGGTGCTCCGCGCCGGCGGCCGGTACGCCATCCACGAACTCGCGATAGAACCCGACGAGGTCGACGACGAGGTCAAGACCGAGATCCGCAAGTCGCTCGCGCGCTCGATCAAGGTCAACGCCCGCCCGCTCACCGCGGAGGAATGGCGGACCCTGTTCGAGGAGAACGGATTCGAGGTCGAGAAGGTCGGCTTCGCGCCCATGGCGCTGCTCGAACCCAGGCGCATCCTCGCCGACGAGGGCCTGCCCGGCACCCTGAAGTTCGTCCGCAACGTCCTCCGCGACTCCGACGCCCGCAGCCGGGTGCTCCAGATGCGGTCGACGTTCACGAAGTACAAGAAGCATCTGGTCGCGATCGAGATCGTCGCCACGAAGAAGGAAGCGTGA
- a CDS encoding ArsR family transcriptional regulator: MARRVKQRERILGLLRESSGPVDAHHLAAALALHVTTVRFHLAGLEDEGLVRTQQLPAERVGRPRLGYVAVKEPSYTDLVALLAARLGGTPTEREDKAFEVGSDWAGMLALAPAPTVDAGTLVIDALQQLGFETQTATNAFGTHSLTLCTCPLAEIARTNPEVVRGIQRGLIQRVLDDHADLLRSRYAVDVRPDPQDGNCLVQLVLRPEKGGTTSARDDGRVVTG, translated from the coding sequence TTGGCACGGCGGGTGAAGCAACGCGAGCGGATTCTCGGACTGCTGCGGGAGTCCTCGGGCCCGGTCGACGCCCATCACCTCGCCGCCGCGCTCGCCCTGCACGTCACGACCGTCCGCTTCCATCTCGCGGGCCTCGAGGACGAAGGTCTCGTGCGTACACAGCAGCTTCCGGCCGAGCGGGTCGGGCGCCCGCGCCTCGGCTACGTCGCGGTGAAGGAACCGTCCTACACCGATCTCGTCGCGCTGCTCGCCGCGCGGCTCGGGGGCACCCCCACCGAGCGCGAGGACAAGGCGTTCGAGGTGGGCTCGGACTGGGCGGGCATGCTCGCCCTCGCACCCGCACCGACCGTCGACGCCGGCACGCTCGTCATCGACGCCCTGCAGCAGTTGGGTTTCGAGACACAGACCGCGACGAACGCCTTCGGCACCCACAGCCTCACGTTGTGCACGTGCCCGCTCGCGGAGATCGCCCGCACGAATCCCGAAGTGGTGCGCGGCATCCAGCGCGGATTGATCCAGCGCGTCCTCGACGACCACGCCGACCTGCTGCGCAGCCGCTACGCCGTCGACGTCCGGCCCGACCCGCAGGACGGCAACTGTCTCGTGCAGCTGGTGCTGCGCCCGGAGAAGGGCGGAACGACGTCAGCCCGCGACGACGGTCGAGTCGTCACGGGCTGA